One genomic window of Oncorhynchus clarkii lewisi isolate Uvic-CL-2024 chromosome 5, UVic_Ocla_1.0, whole genome shotgun sequence includes the following:
- the LOC139408276 gene encoding LOW QUALITY PROTEIN: ankyrin repeat domain-containing protein SOWAHB-like (The sequence of the model RefSeq protein was modified relative to this genomic sequence to represent the inferred CDS: inserted 2 bases in 1 codon), with the protein MNTPQVCRWSCKXGAELIVTGAEKKTSYTPSVLEQTDGMATDFTQDSVLYFLRCNGGRVKNSELLAHFNAFIKDHKNQTHNRELFKKFINSVAVVKTEEGVRYVVLRKTFLGHVVGGDIATGSHSPNPPIGQQPAPQARERDRSPRDLVNINQERGQKELIETHLHVTNQKFHVPPGNTIQLTEKILASAGIVKKNNVKSTVNFEKPIQSSSPCVTDHGLPPASSNKEAPFRPSYNAEISTGSEDGSGQNIETKWDKEPVTLPLSVPKLNHKGIYIGGYTLGKQSVEPKRSYLPPEVLYTEVKPPAPQTHLAQVQQNAEQPKRKTSDADHRGASAATGWPLLTTLEHASSFPCLSDPSAAPLTPDPQVTRSNGNLDGNLHLHHSIPQQPRPKEDGVPDPVPIPDIHSQYPEESRAAVPQSWVKPQPPQCHLPLDYPYHTPAADSARSSGYSEQYHHQAGSGLASRHSHSSLLLCPSLNSRDEWPQGSRRDESASYEALNYQVLSGEQLSQMHCAEKQAPWPHYHSTGYLDNNKVDIASSWHHSTGYLHDDDGSESNESTSIPGSAPEPFLRPAVQRISTQLRSRMCRSLGAGLDQQFPEDGVSARHHRLHLLSSNLSISHSFSHPTSRTPSYRDLRGEMRSGASSNKSLNSGHDSSYFHRHNLVPLEPKEHDWLVKGAAGLWADIYTLFRDEPSLLTKRDFITGYTILHWIAKHGDHRVLNTLWYGVNKAGLKLDVDVKTTCGYTPLHLAAIHGNDKMIRLLVHKFSANVALRDTSGKKAWQHLSRTGPIDLLEMLGAPQCLTSTEGSSSSQSTGQRPTRPVTSSGSAAVKRSTSIAVFLNKTMRKFPGREGSQSSDSLV; encoded by the exons ATGAATACGCCCCAGGTATGCAGGTGGAGTTGCAA TGGGGCGGAGTTAATTGTTACTGGCgcagaaaaaaaaacatcttacACTCCATCGGTCTTGGAGCAAACAGACGGAATGGCCACCGATTTTACTCAGGATTCGGTGCTGTACTTTCTCCGGTGCAACGGTGGAAGAGTGAAGAACTCTGAATTGTTGGCGCACTTCAATGCGTTTATAAAGGACCACAAGAACCAGACGCACAATCGGGAACTGTTTAAAAAGTTTATTAACTCCGTGGCTGTGGTGAAAACGGAGGAGGGAGTTAGATACGTTGTATTGAGGAAGACATTTCTGGGCCATGTTGTTGGAGGAGATATCGCCACAGGATCCCATTCTCCAAACCCCCCCATCGGACAACAACCTGCGCcacaggcgagagagagagaccgctcGCCGAGAGATCTGGTAAACATAAACCAGGAGAGAGGTCAGAAGGAATTGATCGAGACGCACTTGCACGTCACAAATCAGAAGTTCCATGTTCCACCGGGCAACACCATCCAACTCACAGAAAAGATATTAGCCTCGGCTGGAATTGTAAAGAAAAACAATGTGAAAAGTACAGTCAACTTCGAAAAGCCTATTCAAAGCTCCTCGCCATGTGTGACAGACCATGGGCTACCTCCGGCATCCAGCAACAAAGAGGCACCGTTCCGCCCATCTTACAATGCAGAAATATCAACGGGCTCAGAAGATGGGAGTGGTCAGAACATTGAAACAAAATGGGATAAAGAACCCGTGACTCTCCCTCTTTCAGTCCCAAAACTGAATCACAAAGGCATTTACATTGGTGGTTACACACTTGGCAAGCAGTCAGTAGAACCCAAGAGGTCCTATCTGCCCCCTGAGGTCCTGTACACAGAGGTGAAACCTCCGGCACCTCAGACTCACCTAGCACAGGTGCAACAGAATGCAGAACAGCCAAAGAGGAAGACCTCTGACGCTGACCACAGAGGAGCCTCTGCAGCTACAGGATGGCCACTGCTCACCACTCTAGAGCATGCCAGCTCCTTTCCTTGTTTATCTGATCCTTCTGCTGctcccctgacccctgacccccagGTGACAAGGAGCAATGGCAACCTGGATGGCAACCTTCACCTCCACCATAGCATCCCACAGCAGCCCAGACCAAAAGAAGATGGAGTCCCTGACCCAGTCCCTATCCCTGACATTCACAGCCAGTATCCGGAGGAGAGTAGAGCTGCTGTTCCTCAGTCTTGGGTCAAACCCCAGCCTCCCCAATGCCACCTACCCCTGGATTACCCATACCACACCCCCGCTGCTGACAGTGCTAGGTCTTCTGGCTACTCAGAGCAGTACCACCACCAGGCCGGCTCCGGCCTCGCCTCCCGTCACAGCCACAGCAGCCTCCTCCTTTGCCCATCACTGAACTCCAGGGATGAGTGGCCCCAGGGTTCCCGTAGAGATGAGTCGGCCAGCTATGAAGCACTCAACTACCAGGTTCTCTCGGGTGAGCAGCTCTCTCAGATGCACTGCGCCGAGAAGCAAGCCCCCTGGCCTCACTATCACTCCACCGGTTACCTTGATAACAACAAGGTGGACATAGCATCGTCATGGCACCATTCCACAGGTTATCTCCATGACGATGATGGGTCAGAGTCCAACGAGTCCACCTCTATTCCTGGTTCGGCCCCTGAGCCATTTCTCCGACCCGCCGTCCAGCGAATCAGCACACAGCTCCGCAGCCGTATGTGTCGTAGTCTCGGAGCCGGCCTGGACCAACAGTTTCCGGAGGACGGCGTCTCGGCACGGCACCAccgcctccacctcctctcctccaacctcAGCATCAGCCACTCCTTCTCCCACCCTACCTCACGTACACCCAGCTACAGAGACCTGAGGGGGGAGATGCGATCTGGGGCCTCCAGTAACAAGAGCTTAAACAGTGGCCATGACAGCTCCTACTTCCACCGGCACAACCTGGTCCCCCTGGAGCCTAAGGAGCATGACTGGCTGGTGAAGGGCGCCGCTGGACTCTGGGCCGACATTTACACCCTGTTCAGAGATGAACCCAGCCTCCTCACCAAGAGAGACTTCATCACTGGTTATACCATCCTGCACTGGATCGCTAAACATGGAGACCACCGGGTCCTCAACACACTCTGGTACGGAGTCAACAAAGCCGGGTTGAAACTGGACGTGGATGTGAAGACTACCTGTGGCTACACGCCTCTTCACCTGGCCGCCATCCACGGAAACGACAAGATGATCCGACTTCTGGTTCATAAGTTCAGTGCCAACGTGGCCCTCAGGGACACTAGTGGTAAGAAGGCCTGGCAGCACCTCAGTCGCACCGGCCCAATTGACCTTCTAGAGATGCTAGGGGCCCCTCAGTGCTTGACCTCCACCGAGGGTAGCTCCTCATCCCAGTCCACAGGACAGAGACCCACAAGGCCGGTGACATCCTCGGGCTCAGCCGCGGTGAAGAGGTCCACGTCTATAGCTGTGTTCCTGAATAAGACTATGAGGAAGTTCCCAGGACGGGAAGGTTCGCAGTCGTCCGACTCTTTAGTGTGA